In the Streptomyces sp. SJL17-4 genome, GAGTACACGACCCGCTGGGTCACCCCACGCACGAGCGTGGCCAGCGCGTCGTCCGTGGCGCCGACGAGGGGGAAGTACGGCGGCGAGTCGAACTGCCGGATCTGCTCCCGTGCGCTCGTCCACGCCTGACGCATCCGGAGCCCGATGGCGTCACCGGTCACCACCTCCACCAGCGGATCGTGATACCCGGCGAGCCGCTGCCGCCGGAACGACTCGAACGCGCCCCCGACGGTGATCCGGGACGCGTCGAGCTCGGCCGCCCGGCGCCGCCCGAGGATCTCCAGACCTGCGGCGGGAGGCACCGGCGCCACGACGTCGGAGCCCTCCTCCGCGGTGCTCGCCAGCCCGCTGTCGACCAGCTCGCGGTACGCCTCCGCCAGCGCCTCGTCGCCGAGCCCGGCCGCGGCGCCGATCGAACTCAGCGGCGCGGGCCCGCACTCCAGGAGCGTGCGGTACACCAGGGCGGCCTCGTGCCCGACCCCCAGAAGCCGAAGGGCCTCGCTGAGTTTCTCGTTCGCCATGCGTCGATTATCGACGTCTTCGATTCGGGGCCGTCGGTCCCCGCCGTTCATGTGCCGTGACGGGCTCGAGGGGCACCTCGGACGCCCGCAGACAGGGGTCGCCGCCCCCTGGGCCGACAGCCTCGCGAGAGGCGCCCACCCACCCTCCCAGGCGTTCGCCAAAACCCCTCTGACCTGGTGTTTTGCGGGAATCCGCCTAGGCTGACAGAGGTCTGGAAGACACCGTCGGAGGGGACTTCATGAGCGACGCCGCACACACGTACGACGCCAGTCGGATCCAGGTGATCGAGGGGCTGGAGGCCATCCGGAAGAGGCCGGGGATGTATGTCGGATCGACCTCGCAACGAGGTCTGCACAACATGGTGCTCGAAGCCGTGAGCTCGGCCGTGCACGAAGTGCTGGCGCGTGGTGCGGGCTCCGTCGACGTCACGCTCACCGCCGACGGCGGTGTCCGGGTCGCCGACGACGGGCCCGGCGTCCCCTTCGAGAGCGTCGGGGACGCCGCCGCTCCCGGACTCGAAGCCCAGCTGACGCGTGTGTACGCCGGGCGGGATCCGGGCGCACATCGTGTGGCGAGGCTCGACCTCTTCTCTGTCGGGCTGAGCACCGTCAACGCGCTGTCGAGCCGCCTGACCGCCGAGGTGCGGCGCGACGGAGCGCGCGAGATCCAGGAGTACGCGCGCGGTGTCGCACTCACCCCGCCCACGCCCGCCGGGCCCGCGACGGGGAGTGGGACCACCCTCGCCTTCTGGCCGGACGCCGACATGTTCGAGACGACGGATTACTCGTACGACGCGCTGGTGGAGGTCGTCAGTGCGCTCGCCCTCCTGAACCGGGGCCTGCGCGTGTCCCTGACGGACGAACGCCCTCCGGGCGGGGCCGTGACGGAGCGGTTCGAGGGCGGGGTACGGGACTTCGTCGCCTTCCTGGAGACCGCCGCCGAG is a window encoding:
- a CDS encoding ATP-binding protein, which translates into the protein MSDAAHTYDASRIQVIEGLEAIRKRPGMYVGSTSQRGLHNMVLEAVSSAVHEVLARGAGSVDVTLTADGGVRVADDGPGVPFESVGDAAAPGLEAQLTRVYAGRDPGAHRVARLDLFSVGLSTVNALSSRLTAEVRRDGAREIQEYARGVALTPPTPAGPATGSGTTLAFWPDADMFETTDYSYDALVEVVSALALLNRGLRVSLTDERPPGGAVTERFEGGVRDFVAFLETAAEGQPVHPDILAFEVEDPRMAGSAEVALRWCDSGEAVVRSFANSRRTHEGGEHVEGFRTGLAAAVTAYARERRLLTAADPDLDADRVGEGLTAVVSVKLDRVEFSGATRTLLGGAEVRSCVEDAVRVHVGTWLERHPEQASAVVGRIVRGARRD
- a CDS encoding helix-turn-helix transcriptional regulator — encoded protein: MANEKLSEALRLLGVGHEAALVYRTLLECGPAPLSSIGAAAGLGDEALAEAYRELVDSGLASTAEEGSDVVAPVPPAAGLEILGRRRAAELDASRITVGGAFESFRRQRLAGYHDPLVEVVTGDAIGLRMRQAWTSAREQIRQFDSPPYFPLVGATDDALATLVRGVTQRVVYSRESLEHPGQLENSIEPCIEAGEQARVLPSVPVKLVIIDDAYALVALSIKETDVYNTMLVVQPCGLLSALVALFEQAWQNALPFHGRSARPAGLLPADRRLLRLLAAGASDEVIAREIGVSRRTLFRRVQVLMARLGATSRFQMALQAQRSGWL